In Candidatus Tanganyikabacteria bacterium, the genomic stretch TCCACGGCCAGCGTGGCCGAGGTCAGGATGGCCGGCCGCTTGAGCCAGAGCAGATCGCGCAGGATGGGCCCGACGCCGAGCGGCGCGCTCTTGAGTTCGAAGTAGCCGCGCGAGCGGTCGAGTTCGACCCAGTTGACGCGATCGCCCGCGTCGCCGGCCTCGCGGGCGAAGAACTCCCAGCGGGCAATGAGACTGTCGAGTTGCCCGCGGAGCCGCTCGCGGTGCAGCGGCGCCTTGGAGATCAGGTCGGGATGGAGCCCCAGGGGCTCGGGCGCGGCCGAGAGCCATTGCCGCAGTTCCACGAGTTGCTCGTGGAAGCCCTCGGCGACGTCCAGGAACCGGGCATCCGGGTACAGCCGGAACGACGAGCGCCCCTCGGCCTGGGCGGCATGCGGATTGGCCGGCATGGGGCCGCCGTCGGCCATCGACAGGAGCCACTCGAAGAGCCGCGCCTCGAGGTCGATGAAACCCAGCGCTACCTTGTCGGGCACCGGCGCCACGCGCCGCCTGAGCTTTTGGAGCAGCATCATCTGGCTGAAGCGGCCGATCTGCGACGAGAACGTCTTCGTGGCGGTCTCGGGCAGGTGGTGCGCCTCGTCGAAAACCACCGCCCGGTGGTCGGGCAGGATGCCGCCGCCGGCGGCCAGGTCGGCCATGTAGAGGGCGTGGTTGGTCACGATGAGGTGGCTGCCGGCCATCTCGTGGCGGATGCGGCGCACCGGATTGAGATCGAAGAACTCGCAGCGGTGATTGAGGCAATCCTCGGTGCTCTGGCCTATTTCGTTCCACAGCGCCGACTCGGGCTCGAAGGGCAGGCTCGCATCGTCCCCGTCCCAGGAATCCAGCATGCTCTTGATAGTGTCGAAAGCCGGCCGGCGCGGGTCCTCGGCACCCATGGTGCGATCGAGCTCCCAGAATTTCTGGCGGCACAGGTAGTGCCCGCGTCCCTTCGCCAGGGTGACCCGGATGGGCTGGCCAAGCGCGGATTCCAGGAAGGGGACGTCCTTGCTGATGAGCTGCTCCTGGAGCGGGATGGAGTTGGTCGAGACCACGAAGGGGCCTTCGGCCTGCAGGAGCGGGATCAGGTAGGCGAAGGACTTGCCGCTGCCGGTGCCCGCCTCCACGATGGCGTGGCGCCCGTCGTCCAGGGCCTCGGAAATGAGCGCGGCCATCTGCTCCTGCCCGGGCCGAGCCTCGTAACCCGGTAGCTTTGCGACGATTTCGCGGAAGCTTTCGATCACCGGTCGCCGCTCCCGCCCTGGACGTTGATCGGCATCACGCCGAGATCCACCGGGACCACCGTCGTCTGGCCCTGGCGGGAGATCAGCAATTGCACCCGTTCGCCCGCCCGCCTGGCGGCGAGCGTACGGATGAGTTCGCCCGGATCGCGCAGGCTGCGGCCGTCTATCGCCAGGACCAGGTCTCCCTCGCGCAGGCCCGCCTGCGCGGCAGGCGAACCCGGAGAGACGCTCCGGATGATGATCCCGCTGCCAAGCTTGTCCGCGACCACGCCGTCGGGGGAGATGGAGTCGAGGGTGACGCCCAACCAGGCGCGCTCGACCTTCCCGGCCGTCTTGAGCTGGGGCAGGGCCCACCGCAGCGTCTCGGCCGGAATGGCGAAGCCGATTCCCGTCGTGTTGCGAGCCACCGCCGTGGTCATACCCACGACGCGGCCCCGCAGGTCGATGAGCGGCCCGCCGGAGTTACCCGGGTTTATGGGCGCGTCGGTCTGGATGAAGGGCACGCGCTCGTTGATCGCCAGACCGCGGTTGAGCGCCGAGACGATGCCCGCGGTGACCGTCGTCGAGAGCCCCAGGGGGTTGCCGATGGCCACCACCCACTCGCCCACGCGCAGCCGATCGTCGGCCGCGATGTCCAGCACCGGCAGGCCCTGCGCGGGGATGCGCACCAGGGCGATGTCGGTCGCGGGATCGCGCCCCTCGACCCGGCCCTGGAAGCGCCGGCCGTCCGGGAAAGTGACCACGATGCGCTGCGCGCTCCGTACGACGTGCCAGTTGGTTAGCAGCAGGCCGCCCGCATCGATGACGAAGCCCGACCCTACGCCCTTGCTCTCGAAGTAGGGCGGGATTCTCCCGTCCGGGCCGAAGAAGCCGTGGAAGAAAGGATCGAGCTCCATCATGGGGTTGCGCCGCCGCTCGACGGTGTCGATGTTGGCGACGGCCGGGGCCACGCGTTCGGCCAGGTCGGCGATGGTCTCGGGGCCGAAGGCCGGCGCCACGGGACGCGCCGGCGCGGCGGCGACGGCTGCGGCGAACACGTACGTGGCAACGCTCAGCATGGGGGCGACCCAAAAAAACTTGACCGTGCACCCGGCTCCGACCGACCGATCCAGGCGGGACATCCGGGACCCGACTCCTGCCAGGTGGTCTCACAACACCCGCCGGGTTCCACTTACCGCTGCTCCCTTCCGGGCCTGACGGGGTTCGTGAATCGGCGCCGCGTGAGGCCCGGCTCTCGACGCCAGACCCCGGAGGCAGACCCTACATCGGGCGACCTCGACCGGGACTTCGACCCCGCTGTAGCGGATTGCGGGTTACAGGGCACCGCTAACTCCCCGTCTAGCACGATCGTCCCCAGTCTATCACGTGGTGTCCGGTCAATAGACGGTTAGGGCGCGCGACCGTAAAATGGCACCCGATGAACCTGGAGAAGTTCCTGCGGGAGACCGCGCTCTTCGTCGACCTCAACGACGAGGAGGTCTCGGCCGTCGCCCGGCTGTGCCGGCAGCGGCTGGTCCCCAAGGGCAACATCGTGTTCTACGAGGACGATCCCGGCACGTCGTGCTACATCATCCTCGAGGGCAAGGTGAAAATCGTCGTCAACTCGCCCCACGACGGCCGCGAGCACATCCTGGGCATCCTCAAGCGCCTCGACCTGTTCGGCGAGATGTCGCTCATCGACGGCATGCCGCGCAGCGCCACGGCCATCGCGGTCGAGGAGTCGCAGGTCGTCACCATCCAGCGAGACGAGTTCGTCCGCCTGCTCGAAGGCATGCCCACGATCGCGCCCAAGTTGCTGGTGGTGCTCTCGCGCCGCTTGCGGTCGACCGATCGCCACGTCGAGAGCCTGGCGTTCTTGTCGGCGCCCGGGCGCGTCGCCAGGCTGCTGCTCGACCTCGGCGAAGAAATGGGCAAATCCACGCCTTCCGGCGTCGCATTCGAGACCAAGATGACGCGCCAGGAGATGGCCAACCTCACGGGCACGAGCCGCGAGACCTTCACCCGGGTCCTGATGGAGTATCAGGATCGCGGCCTCGTGGAGATCGACCGCAACAGCTTCGTGCTGAAAAACGAAACCAAACTGCGCGAGCTAGTCGTCTAGCCGAGTAGCTTTCGCCCGCTGCTTCCGGGAGTTTCCATGCCGTCATCCAGCAAAAATGCCCTCTTCGCAGGCCTCGCGCTCATGCTGGCCGGTTGCCCGGCCGGGCAGGTGTCCACCGGCACCACCGCCCTCACGCTCAAGGCCCTCGCGGTGACCGCCCAGGACACCAGCTGCAACGAGTGGATCCCCGCGGTCTACCTGTCGTGGAACGAGGTGCCCGGCGCCGCGAAGTACGAACTCAACCTGCAAGGCACCACGACGCCCCTTTCCGGCTGCGACAAGCTGGCGTGCGTGCACGCCAAGGTCAACGAAGGCAACTCCTACACCTACACGGTGCGGGCCCTGGATTCGGCGGGCGCCCAGAAGATCGCTTCCTCGCCGATCTCGCTCACGGTCATCAAGCACTCCATCCTCGCTCCGGCCGGAGCGCCCGCGGTGACGCCGTCAGACGGCGGACTCATCTCGTCGACGACGCCGACCATCACGTGGGCGGAGGTCACGGGCGCGAGCGGCTACTTCGTGAAAGTCAGCCTCTCCAATACCGACACCGTCGTGTTTTCGGCCCTCACGACCAGTCCGACCGTCGACGTCGGCAAGATCCCCGACAAGACCATGACCTTCCCGCAGTTCGACCAGAAGGGCGACGGGGTCTCGCTTTCCGGCGGCAAGACCTACGACTTCTCGGTCCAGGCCCTCGCGACCACGGCCAAGTCGCTCGCCGAAGCGACGGCCGTGGATGTGTCGGCCGCGGTCAACGCATCGCTCAAGGTCAAGTAGCCGCCTCATTTCAGCGGGGCCGGTCGCCAGGCGACCGGCCCCTTGTTGACTTTGCGCCAACACTCCCACAACGCATCCCACACGTCCGCTAGTTTGTAATGCGTATCACAGGCAAAAACAAGCTACCACGGGCCTTGTAAAGTTTGCTTGCACTCCAAGCTCACATGACAACAGTGATCAGGGAGATATCCCCAAGAATCTTCTCTAGTTGGGGTCAAAAGCTCTTGACAGGCCGTTACCACACAAGGCAGACTACCGACATACCATAATGTAAACATCCTTCCAACACATTCAGAGCGACAGCGTGGCAAAGAAGGAGGCAAACGTGCCGGCAAAGGAAACTCCTCGTATCGTCCTGCCCCAACCCAGCAACAGTCTTGCGTTCCTGCAGCGGGTATCCATTTTCGCCGGCCTGGGGTCCGAAGCCCTCGCCCGTATCGCGGCGGTCACCGGGGAGAA encodes the following:
- a CDS encoding DEAD/DEAH box helicase; this translates as MIESFREIVAKLPGYEARPGQEQMAALISEALDDGRHAIVEAGTGSGKSFAYLIPLLQAEGPFVVSTNSIPLQEQLISKDVPFLESALGQPIRVTLAKGRGHYLCRQKFWELDRTMGAEDPRRPAFDTIKSMLDSWDGDDASLPFEPESALWNEIGQSTEDCLNHRCEFFDLNPVRRIRHEMAGSHLIVTNHALYMADLAAGGGILPDHRAVVFDEAHHLPETATKTFSSQIGRFSQMMLLQKLRRRVAPVPDKVALGFIDLEARLFEWLLSMADGGPMPANPHAAQAEGRSSFRLYPDARFLDVAEGFHEQLVELRQWLSAAPEPLGLHPDLISKAPLHRERLRGQLDSLIARWEFFAREAGDAGDRVNWVELDRSRGYFELKSAPLGVGPILRDLLWLKRPAILTSATLAVDGDFQYFRNQLGLPEPLELALPSPFDYERQALLYIPRFLPEPNHPGFAEDSREAIRHILDYSQGRAFVLFTSHRAMRSAFRVLAPKLEYPCRQQGELPRAALLEWFKATPGAVLFATASFWEGVDVPGDALSCVIIDRLPFAVPDDPVIQARVERMKQQGRDWFREFTLPEAIIRLKQGFGRLIRTGTDRGLVAILDNRLLTKAYGATILKALPPCPRIRDLDEVV
- a CDS encoding trypsin-like peptidase domain-containing protein, translated to MLSVATYVFAAAVAAAPARPVAPAFGPETIADLAERVAPAVANIDTVERRRNPMMELDPFFHGFFGPDGRIPPYFESKGVGSGFVIDAGGLLLTNWHVVRSAQRIVVTFPDGRRFQGRVEGRDPATDIALVRIPAQGLPVLDIAADDRLRVGEWVVAIGNPLGLSTTVTAGIVSALNRGLAINERVPFIQTDAPINPGNSGGPLIDLRGRVVGMTTAVARNTTGIGFAIPAETLRWALPQLKTAGKVERAWLGVTLDSISPDGVVADKLGSGIIIRSVSPGSPAAQAGLREGDLVLAIDGRSLRDPGELIRTLAARRAGERVQLLISRQGQTTVVPVDLGVMPINVQGGSGDR
- a CDS encoding Crp/Fnr family transcriptional regulator, giving the protein MNLEKFLRETALFVDLNDEEVSAVARLCRQRLVPKGNIVFYEDDPGTSCYIILEGKVKIVVNSPHDGREHILGILKRLDLFGEMSLIDGMPRSATAIAVEESQVVTIQRDEFVRLLEGMPTIAPKLLVVLSRRLRSTDRHVESLAFLSAPGRVARLLLDLGEEMGKSTPSGVAFETKMTRQEMANLTGTSRETFTRVLMEYQDRGLVEIDRNSFVLKNETKLRELVV